TGCTTtacaaaacatgtatttttatttcatataaatgattttaataacacatacagaaacagaTATTAGGACACACGGTGACTCTCTTTAAAAACCCCATTTATAAAGAGTTAAGGAGTTATATAATGGATTTATTAATGCTCAATAATTTACCAACAACTGCTAAACTAATCAGATCTAGGCCATTAAGAAGGTTGTGAAAAATACTGATTTGCATAGTACTTCTCAAAACcaccacaacaaaacaatatgaaCGAATAGAAAATACTAAAATCAACAAGCAGgaacaacataaacattaaaataatgtattatattgtatattggcATGTAGGTTCAGTATAAAATTATTGCAAATCAATGTTTAACTCTGTTTCTGCAAAAGGGCTGAATGAAAtctgtaataaatgtatttataacaacgtatttagcatttattaatttagcatttttttcttcacaacctcaaaatattttttttattagcttaTAACTGATATGTTAGTAAATTGTTGATTTATAATTAATACAGACATTAACGGCAACCTATAAATCCCCCATAAAGGGTGATTTATCACAAAGCACCCACCAGTTACCACCCAAAAAGATTCAGGTTCAGACTACAACATAGATGTTATTAAGTCTGAGTAAATCTTCAAAGGCAGCATTCACAAACAGGTCACACATTTATCAGcgagacagtaaaaaaaaaatcacaagttCAAACATAATTTATTACCAATTAATAACTGACTATGACCGGTTACATCTGTAATCTCCACTCCAAATTCTGGCCTAAAGTTATTCAGTCTGCCACCTTGTCCGACTGGGCTGCTGAGACTTTCTCCTGTGCAGCGTGTTTGTCTTTCATGCTGCGCTTCAGCTCCTGTCTGGTGTTCAACACTGCAGTCTGAAGGGCAGCAATCTCAGCTGACAGCTCTATTACTGtaatatgacagaaaaaaaagagagagcatgAAGGATGAGGAAAAGGATTTACCAGGAGTACACTAATACAATACAAGGACCGTGTCAGAGGTTTCATCGTGCTCAAACACCATTGTCACCTACAGAAAGTACAATGTTCTTCTCATATGCGTAATTAGGAGTGTCATGTCATATGTAGGCTGGGTTTTTGTACATGAttgtacacaaaataaactgatGTAATGTGGGATGCAATGTGTACAACTATTGAAGCATAATTGTTTTGGTATATTGTGAAAGCTATATCTATCTTTAGCAGTATCATATCAAAATAATGACTTAATCTTAGTTATATCCTAAACTTGTCACATATTAAACCAAAACATATAAAGCTTTTACTTTTGGAAATGTAATATCATACCTTGCTTGAATGACGTCTGTGCTTGTTTAAGAGATTGTGGCACCAGAATCCCAAACCATTTCAGTGGATCTTGCTGAGGATTCTGGTCACATTTTCTTACTGGTGTTATTTCAGGAGCTTTTTCACTGCTTGCTTCTCCACTTGCCTCCTTCTCTGTGATATCTTTTTTTGGTCTGATTCTTCTCCTGATACCTAGGAAATGACACAGTTTAACAAATGAGAAATGCATTAGTGTAAAGAACATTCCTTTGCCAACACCACATGTACTATGGCAGACTCACCTTCTTCTTGAGGGCCAATATCCTCTACCGACTTTGCATCTAATCCAGCTTCTTTACTACACTTTTGTTGAGCCCTTTCTGTGCTGAAATCCACCTCACCATTGTCTAGTGTTCTGTAGcacataaatacatgtaaaatttacatttaatttcacCAGACAACAATTTggcagcattttattttctatgaaaCGGGTCTAATTGCTTACCTTGCATGAACACAGACCAGTGGCTCTATCTCGCTTGCATACTGAAGTGCAGAGACTTGTTTGTTTCCCATGGAATATCGAGCCTTGGATATGGAAAACCATCCCTGTGAGGAATAGGAAATGTTTAAACTACACATAAGTGCTAAAGTGGGTAAAAAGGAtacatgatctttttttttgtgaaaaaaacatttgaaaatataaaagatgtACATGCACATAGATCAGAGCGGTACTTGGCATTAGGGCTTAATTTGGTCtgtaaaatgttgtgaaattgTCCTGCAAAATCTCCCAGAATCCAGGCTGTACGACTGCAGGCTGCACAATAAAGAGGCTAAAACTAGTATTCTTTTCACATAGCTGCACAATAAAGAGGCTAAAACTAGTATTCTTTTCACATACATGTAataaattactaaaaaaaatgttgcttcaGCTCGATTTCAAAAGGATAAAAGCTTCAGAAACATGTTCGTGCAGAGGATAGAGATAAATGTCCTGAGATAAATGATACCTGCTCTATGAGAGAGTTGAGAGTGGCTCGTTTCTCCTCCAGTGACTCCAGCTGGTCCATGAAGCGGAGCAGCTTTTCGTCCAGTAACAGAGACGATTCCTCCAGCTCTGACACGCCCATGTCGACTGTTTGTACTAGCTCAGGTACTTTATACTTCAGACTTTACCGCTGTCGTTTGTAGTGTGGATATCAGCTGCTTTAACGTTAAAACTGCATGACTCCGTTAGGAGTACACTAGACATTTGCTGCTTCCGCGTAGCATCATGTGACAAACGGCGTCATGTGATTATCATCACGTGTCCACTGAGTCGTACCCTTTGCAATAAAATAACGAAATAATGTATCTATATTTACGGTTTGAACGTTAAACAGAAGCACATTTGGAGTGATTTCTTGGCATTGTTATGATCATCAATACTAAAAGCAAGCTGTGTATGTATAAAGCAACATGTACCATCAGTCATCaaggatgaataaataaaagtgtagtTCCCATACCGGGAGTCGAACCCGGGCcgcctgggtgaaaaccaggaaTCCTAACCGCTAGACCATATGGGACCGATGCGTTCTTCGGTGACCCCATTTCTTTTGTATAATACCTTCCCACGTTAACAGCCTTGGCTAACGTTAAATTACACGATGTGAAATATTATTACTGAGGTACGCAGTTTAGCTATATATCTTATCGTGCTGGTAACTATAACTAATATCCTTTAGCTTTGCTAACGTTGGTTTATTGCAGCTTTGGTGCAACTTAACGTTAGTGAAAATAAGTTAGTTAGTGAGTTCACCAACAGCGACGttcataaaacaacaacaggtaaGCTACTCTTCACCTTGGAAAAACGGAAAATCCTTAGTTTGTTAAGAAGCTAAAACGTTTTTTGTAAATTTAAGGCAGCAGGTATCATACAGAGGTCACCCTACCTGGTCTGTTTTTCAGTTAGCCGTATTGGCATGTAACGCCGTAACGCATCATCGGCTCTAGAGAGCTTCATAAACTCTTCTGAACGAGGTGGTAGCATGACTCCCAGTAGCTCGCCGTGATCGTATAGTGGTTAGTACTCTGCGTTGTGGCCGCAGCAACCCCGGTTCGAATCCGGGTCACGGCAGGGATCAGTCCCTGACACGGCATGGGaggacaacttttttttctgttaaaagaAAACGAAGACGCTCAATTGAATATTTTGCCACCATTTGACACATAACGCGAGATATAACACGAATAAATCATCATACGCAACCATATTATATACGCAACCGTTGATACTTTCAAAAACAATTTTGACTGTATGGAGGACGAAGAATGACTTAACATGaataaatagatatataatGGTGTAACGTTAGTTAAGTCTGTAACgtgtataatataaaatatcattcttttaattcaatattttcACCCTTCACCGAGTTTTGAACTATTTCACAACACTGAGGTGAGGATCTTTTGGAGTAAGAGACACGTTTTCATTGGTGGTTGTCAAGGACAACGTCTATGTTCCGAGACGAAGAGCCAACCAACGGGCCAGAAGATCTCATGTGTCGCTAGTTCTATGCATACGGTCATCTGATTGGTCTCTGCAATCACAAGTAATCGCCCCCTACAGAAGTGTGTTCCGGGTTTGACTTTCCCCCCGTGATTATAGCATGTAGTTAGACAGCAGTGAACGATTAGATCGAAAACTTTAATTAATCAACTGTGTGCGGCTGGACACCTATTTTATTGCAGGTAAGGACAAATTGCTTTGTCTGCAATTGATCTCCTTGGCTAAAACATTAGCTTTAAGTTTTTGAATGAGTGTTAATCTTATTGTGAATGTTTTGAAGAGTGCTGACCATCCTCTCTTGAAACAGACGATGGATGCCACATCAGCAGCTGGAGATCTTCATCCTTACTGGCCACGGGACCTTCTGATTCCCACCTATGTTGCCAATGACCGATCCATGTCAGAGATTTTGACATTCCTGTTTTCTGTATCTGGAGTGTTTCTGCTTGTGACCTGGATGATCACCAGCCGGAAAGTTGCCACTGGCAGGCTGGGGACATGGAGGCGTCTGGCTGTGTGCTGGTTTGCAGTTTGTGGGTTCATCCATGGTGTCATTGAGGGCTGGTTCTCACTGTATTATGATATTATTCCAGGAGACCAGAGCTTCCTGTCACAGCTCTGTGAGTACAAACgagaaaacatgtttagaaaGGTGTATTGTGGTCTGCAAGTGCCTTTTCAGTGAATTTGATTTCTACTTTTCTCTCACAGGGAAAGAGTACTCCAAAGGAGACAGTAGATATGTAATGTAAGTTTTTCTttacacagaaaaaatgttATAATCTGGCATGAAAAAGAAGGAACAAAGCTGTTGCTAattgtatatttcttttcttttctagaGCAGATAACTTCACTGTCTGCATGGAGAGTGTGACTGCATGGTTATGGGGACCGTTCAGCTTTTGGGCTGTGTTTGCCTTCTTAACTAATAAACCCTACAGATTCGTCCTGCAACTCATCATTTCGTTAGGTAAGAGCTAACTTCACTTGAAAgtatatattgtttttcatatttacatgatGGGTCTCATTACACAATCTGATTCCAGGTCAGCTGTATGGAGCAGTGCTCTACTTcttcacagagcacagagatGGTTATTCTCACAGTGAGCTGGGACATCCAATCTACTTCTGGTTCTACTTTGTGTTCATGAATGTGCTGTGGATCGTCATACCGCTGTTGCTCATTGTGGATTCATGgaaacagctgtcagcagcCCAGGCAGACACTGACAACACTAAGTCTGCCAAGTCTAAGAGGAACTGACCAGTGGTGGACTGAAGGGTGGGGGCgagaaaaagcagcagtgcaCATAAAGTCATGGTGCATTTATGGTGAAACCGTTTGAAAGCCTGGTTAAATAGACCACTGGAAGGGCACCGCagaggacattttattttatcatgttttatcatgttttagGGGCAGCAAAGAGGAaacttttgctgtttttttcccccaaacaTGATGTTACCAGGGGGGCaattttaaatgacaattatgagagattgaaagaaaaaagaggagtgGAGAGAGCATACATTTTGTATTGTAGAAAATCACTACATTCAGATAtgaggcaaaacaaatgatTACACTTCCCATGAAATGGAAAGCAGAGTGCTATTTGTTCTATTTGTTTACAGGGAATGTAGTAGTCTACTGAGGTGGCTGTCTTGCCGTACTCGGAGGCTCTGTCTAACTCTGTTAACTctgtccggctgctgagcccagttttAAGATTAAGTTAGCAGCAATTAAATAGTTGTTAGCTACTCTAGCATGTCCAAAACACCATTAagataccaaaaaaaaaaaaaaaaaactaaacgtGTATGTGTAATTTTGACCTAATGGGGACTTCAATTAAGACATGCTCATTTCTatggtttattgttttgtacCTGATGCATTATGCgccttttaaatgtgtatactCAATAAATAAGGagtttcatctttctttcttctttctgcaaCTTGTGTATGGCAGTCTTTGAATTGTGTTATTGCTGTGTGGAGCCTGAAGGAGAGGAGCAAAATAAAGAGTCTGTTTTCTCAATACcatcttcattttgtttaaCTGTTGCACAACTTCATGAATAGACTGAACACTGCCTGAGGTGATGTAAGACTGAAAACACGTGCAAGTATTTGGCTGAAGCCTGAACAGTCTCTTTAGTGGGTAGCTCAATTTATGAAATCCAATCAGACAAACTTAAATATTCATTACCACTACGTATGTGCTTTTACTTCACATTGTTGCAGACCATTTTCTGCTACAGCACAATAACATTTTTCATAATGATGTCTTTAACCTACCTGTCAGTCGGCCTTCTTTGCATTCATCTCATTATGGTAGTAATAAAACCTTTGACATAGTTAATATACAACAGTAATGAAACATGACAATGTGCCGAATGCTAACACGATGCAGACGTTTCAAATTTACTTTCATTGTAACTTAAAAAACCTAAATAAACAATAACGAGCGAACAATAACTAAGTATGGGTTTAATATCCAGGCcgctttttaaaattttttacCACATGtaaatcaaaataattgttATAAACACTTTCTTCAGATATGCACCATGCATAATTATTTTTGGGGGCCTATATGATTCTCGCCGTGGCGCCGAAATAGCTCAGTTGGGAGAGCGTTAGACTGAAGATCTAAAGGTCCCTGGTTCGATCCCGGGTTTCGGCATTTTGTTGCAGCAGATCATACAACCCGCGTAGTGTTAGCTCACGACCTGTGTGTGATAGACGGACAAAGCCTAACACCTTGTGGTCAACTAGAAGAACTACACCTTTACttgtgctgcacacacaaaactcCAGCACGCACTCGTCACACTCCTTTATAAATACATCAATCATGctctttgtcatgtttttttttttacttttaagttACATTCAGGAATCTTACACACAAGTAGCATAGAGTGCAGAGTAAAACATGCATTCACAGATTCATAGCTTTACCTTGAGCTTTTACTTGTAGATGCATTTCCATTTAATGGCGATAAACATACAGTGGGGACCGAGCGTCTGTATAATCTCCTCCAATCACGTTGTCCCATTTCCATCTTTCACAATCTttgctgtcagccaatcacagtggtCCTTCTCCAAAATTGCTGGGACGGACCAATCGCGGGCCACAATTTCCATCTTTGCCGTCAGCCAATCACGATGGCGCTTCTCCAAAATTGCTGGGACGGACCAATCGCGGCCAACCATTTCCATCTTTGCCGTCAGCCAATCACGATGGCCCTTCTCCAAAATTCAGTCGGCCGGACttcaggggcctcatgtacaaagcttgcgtacgcacaaaaaagtggcgtacgtcctttcccacgctcatagctgtcgtacgcacgtttctacagctattgttcctttggcgacacttagaggtaacgctgggaaactgttaataatgtgaaaacaagtagtcatcagagtgatgtgcacatcagagacacacttatgaattAATTGTCCCGgtacgggacaattaaacgaataaactctttacttacccagaagccgtgccagtgtgccagtgtgccaatgcacatttaggcatgtggcattcaaatatcatgtttttgattttctttattttctgctggtgaaattagagctgcagagctttctaacaagccctgatccacacctgtccacacctgtgtgtgcgctgctcggatcccacggcatttccagcctcacacacacactcccactcacgtctttttttggtcaaatttatccctgttgacagggaaccaaacagaatctccacttcattcactagaatatctagctcagactctgtaaaattcattttctttcctttgttcatcgcgttatctgatcggacaaagaggtgaatctcaggtccagggcctatttaaatagatttgcatatgtaaatgggggcgtggacagggaggagttgcacgtgcgctcaattccacgttgattgggatgtacaaaagaaacgtgcttggatccatgcgaacgcacactttgatacatctgaatatttttgtgcgtacgacagtttccgggttctggcgtacggtTTAGTAGgaatccacgcaagtatttgtacatgGAGGCCCCAGGTCTTTACCTACGAAAGGTAAATATATCGCTAACATTGTATTCTGTCATCTGTCTAGCTTGGTCGCTGCATCATAGAGAAAAAATACGATAACAGAAACGACTGCCGTTGCCGCAAAAAGGAAACACACTCGTTATAATATTGTAATAAGTCAGCTAGGTAGCTAGGCAGATATTAATCATATAATAAAGAGAGAAGTTACTATTAAAAGAAACTACGTATCGTATCGCCATTGACgttagtgtttctgtgttcaaaCGTGAATTTTAGAGCCAGTTTGTTTGACCTGTATGTGATAGACAGACAAAGCCCAACACCTTGTGGTCAACTAGAAGAACTACACCTTtacttctacacacacacacacacacacacacacacacacactcctcacactCTTTTATAAACAAATCAATTACTCAGAAAAAggtttttgtcatgtttaaGTTACATTCAGGAATCTTACACACAAGCAGCATAGAGTCCAGAGTAAAACATGCATTCACAGCTTTACATTTGAGCTTTTACTTGTAGATGCACTTCCATTTAATGGTGAAACATGAGTGTAAACATACCGTTATCATACAGACAATATGATAATAAATTGATAGTAATTTACATTCAGCTGAACATTTTGCTGAGTCTGAGTCCCAACTGAGcgtttgtctctttctctctgcttgcTATGTTTTTCAGTGCCTTCAGAGCAGCAGGTGATTCGGGTTGTATCTCCAGCAGTTTCTTAAATGCCCGTCTGGCCTCTTCCAGCTCATTCACCATCTGGCAGGCTTGGCCCAGCCGGTACCAGGCTTTAGCTCCAGCTGGTTCCAGCTCAGTAGCTTTAGCAGCGCTGGCCTTAGCTCGCTCTGGTTGGTTGAGTTTGAGCTGGCACAAGGACAGGTTTGAGTGGAGCTCTGCTTTGGTGGTTTTGAATTCATTAGCCGAAGGAAGCTGCTGCGTTTTATCACCactgtttgtgtcttcttgCTCTAGTCCTTTTTTCGTCACATCTCTCATGTGGCCACAGAGAGTGATGAG
The sequence above is drawn from the Larimichthys crocea isolate SSNF chromosome XV, L_crocea_2.0, whole genome shotgun sequence genome and encodes:
- the vma22 gene encoding coiled-coil domain-containing protein 115; the encoded protein is MGVSELEESSLLLDEKLLRFMDQLESLEEKRATLNSLIEQGWFSISKARYSMGNKQVSALQYASEIEPLVCVHARTLDNGEVDFSTERAQQKCSKEAGLDAKSVEDIGPQEEGIRRRIRPKKDITEKEASGEASSEKAPEITPVRKCDQNPQQDPLKWFGILVPQSLKQAQTSFKQVIELSAEIAALQTAVLNTRQELKRSMKDKHAAQEKVSAAQSDKVAD
- the ebp gene encoding 3-beta-hydroxysteroid-Delta(8),Delta(7)-isomerase; translated protein: MDATSAAGDLHPYWPRDLLIPTYVANDRSMSEILTFLFSVSGVFLLVTWMITSRKVATGRLGTWRRLAVCWFAVCGFIHGVIEGWFSLYYDIIPGDQSFLSQLWKEYSKGDSRYVIADNFTVCMESVTAWLWGPFSFWAVFAFLTNKPYRFVLQLIISLGQLYGAVLYFFTEHRDGYSHSELGHPIYFWFYFVFMNVLWIVIPLLLIVDSWKQLSAAQADTDNTKSAKSKRN